The Gemmatimonadota bacterium nucleotide sequence GGGACCGCGATCTCCGGCGGGGCCGCGGCCACGAAGCTGGGGCGCCGGCCCTTTCGCGCATCGGCGTACAGCGTGAACTGGCTCACCACCAGCAGGTCACCGGCCACGTCCTCGAGTGCCAGGTTCATCTTGCCCCCGGCGTCCGGGAAGAGACGGAGCGCAATGACCTTCTCCGCCATCCAGCGCAGCGCCTCTTCCCCGTCGCCGGCGTGGAAGCCGGCGAGCAGCAGGTAGCCGCGGCCGATCTGGCCGGCCACGCGCCCCCCGATCACTACCCGGGCGCGGGACACGCGCTGCAAGACGAGGCGCACGCGACTTCGCCCGGCCGGCCCTCACTCGAC carries:
- a CDS encoding D-tyrosyl-tRNA(Tyr) deacylase, encoding MRLVLQRVSRARVVIGGRVAGQIGRGYLLLAGFHAGDGEEALRWMAEKVIALRLFPDAGGKMNLALEDVAGDLLVVSQFTLYADARKGRRPSFVAAAPPEIAVPLYQRFLELLRERAPGRVESGEFGAMMEVELVNDGPVTLILER